A genomic segment from Spinacia oleracea cultivar Varoflay chromosome 3, BTI_SOV_V1, whole genome shotgun sequence encodes:
- the LOC110800482 gene encoding uncharacterized protein, whose protein sequence is MKSLAESRDPKLYCQFHEDIGHDTKDCRSLKRALDGLSSKGHLKNYLQRSTHDTGKNQYKKNKSHVSAKEGNRSEGGFVVVISGGPAVGGPTMRGQKDYARRLGQVMLSGKSPVDPFPRIEICESDGGRVATPHDDPLMVEIKILIDTESSSDIMSMECRSRLAHDPKTIESIHYPIIGFGRSIIHPVGVIACRFGLDRERKDGRKMGVDFLIARDLTAYNVILGRPTLNKIKAVVVTHLMLLKYVCDDGAIGTIHGDQQQAGDCYLTTRNPSAWRKDPAGAKGKRKYEEEPPTASESIPVKIEKSG, encoded by the coding sequence ATGAAATCTCTCGCTGAGAGTCGAGATCCTAAGCTTTATTGTCAGTTCCACGAAGATATAGGGCATGACACCAAGGACTGCAGAAGCTTGAAGAGAGCCCTGGACGGCCTATCCTCCAAGGGGCACCTAAAGAACTACCTGCAAAGGAGTACTCACGACACAGGGAAGAATCAGTACAAGAAAAACAAGTCACATGTCTCAGCTAAAGAAGGAAATCGCAGCGAAGGGGGATTTGTAGTCGTCATATCAGGGGGACCAGCCGTtggaggacccaccatgagggGACAGAAAGATTATGCCCGCCGTCTAGGTCAGGTAATGTTATCAGGGAAGTCACCGGTGGACCCGTTCCCTCGAATAGAGATATGTGAATCGGATGGTGGACGAGtagccaccccgcatgacgaccCCCTCATGGTCGAGATCAAAATCTTGATAGATACAGAAAGTTCATCTGATATAATGAGCATGGAATGCCGCAGCCGCCTAGCTCACGATCCTAAAACCATAGAAAGCATACACTACCCTATCATTGGCTTTGGAAGAAGCATCATACATCCAGTAGGCGTCATCGCTTGCCGGTTCGGATTGGATCGAGAACGTAAAGATGGACGAAAGATGGGGGTGGATTTCCTAATCGCCAGAGACTTGACAGCATACAATGTCATTTTGGGACGTCCCACCCTGAACAAGATTAAGGCAGTGgtcgtcacccatctcatgCTCCTGAAGTATGTATGTGACGATGGGGCGATAGGGACtatacatggagatcaacagCAAGCGGGAGACTGCTACCTCACAACTCGTAACCCGTCAGCATGGAGGAAAGACCCGGCCGGGGCTAAAGGCAAAAGGAAATATGAAGAGGAGCCACCCACTGCCAGCGAGAGTATCCCAGTCAAGATAGAGAAAAGTGGCTAA